The Triticum aestivum cultivar Chinese Spring chromosome 5A, IWGSC CS RefSeq v2.1, whole genome shotgun sequence genomic sequence CGATTTTTTTTATGTATGTTTTCATAACCTATACCTGGTTCTAATTTGTCTTTCATCTTTTTTGGATACATGCAGAATATGGTGACATCACCAGCATCTATAATTGGTAACTCATACTAATCTGGTCCTCAACAATATTGCATCAGTGTGTTGCATTAATGCTCTGTGTTATTACTTGTTGGATTACACAGTTTGAAtacaatatactactccctccatttacttttCAGGGCATAACATTTAGAGATTAAAACTTGCAGCATTTTACCATCAGTTAGTCCAAGAACATAATCATTACTGGTGCATTATGTCTGACATTTGTTAACATGTCCACTTGTTTGGCATTCTGTTTATTTATGGCATCGATGTTCATTGCTCGCTGCACTGCTTTGGCTTTGTAGTTTATAGAGCAACTGAGCAAGTCCATTTTGCATGCTTTACAGTCAAAGTTATTTCTTTCAGTGACACATTCAATGAGAATACACCACCGACAAATGAACCGGCATATATTTCATCACTTGGTTCTGCTATCTATCAAGCAATGTCGAGAGGTAACAAGGATGCAGTGTGGTTAATGCAGGTATGCTGCTTTACTCTTCTTTGACACCCAAAAGTATAAAAGATTATGTATTTTGTATAACAACAACAAGTCCATAATATAGTATTCCCTCAGATCCGAATTAATTGACGCAGCCTCTATACAGTGTCCTCTACACATTGTACAGAGgctgcgtcaattaatttggatcggagggagtactagtattttgTGTCAATTGGGTGTTACTGACGCCTTTTGGGGCCAGTcctattcaaattttaaataaagccacgacacttattttgggacggagggagtagtattttgtgTCAATTGGGTGTTACTGACGCCTTTTGGGCCAGTCGTACAGACGCTCCACACCGCAAGATTGGGAAGCAACCAATTAGCCTCATCTTCCTTTCTCTTTCCATGCTTACCTTAGCATATATTTTTGTTATTGCTTTCCCTTATTACTTAGCTAAGTTTGTTATCCACACCATAGGGTGGAGATAAGTATAGGAATTACTCATACTCATACGGTCTCCTGACCTTGTTTGTAAAAAAATAAGAAAAGATAACGTGAAATTCTGCCCTGTGATTGATCAGTGAAAAGCCACTTACTCCAAGCCACGGTTTATATTTTACAACAGACATGATTTTCATGAGCACGGTTGGCAAATTTAAAGAGTAATATAATCTCTAAAGCTCCTTTCCTTCATTCAGGGTTGGCTATTTTACTCGGACGCAGCTTTCTGGAAGGAGTCTCAGATGAAAGTGAGTTCTtatttttgcttcttttttttttGTATCTTGAGCACCAACAGAAATGAGGTTACTTGTAAAGTAAAGGTTAATGCAACCTTAGTTTTAACTTGTAGCAGAAAAGTCATACATTTAAGTTCAAATAAAAGCAAAGTACAAGAATCATGTAAATAGTAATAGAGTAAAATAAACCAGCGGTCCTAAAAGTATTCGAAGTGTGCCATCTAGGTCCAAAAGTTTGAAAACGAACACCCAGGTCTTAAAAGTCGTTGAGTCGTGCACTGCGGCTCCTACACACATCTGACTAGGCAACATGGTCCTTTGACTGATGCCACGTACACTGAATTGCCACATGGGGCAAACTGACCGAGCTATGAATATATCAAAACAGAGTTACAGTATTCAGGGTCTTTGATATATTCATAGCTCGGTCGTTTTCCCCATGTAGCAATTCAGTGTACGTGGCAATTTTGATATATTCATAGCTCGGTCAGTTTGCCCCATGTGGCAATTCAGTGTACGTGGCATCAGTCAATGGGCCATGTGGCCTGGTCAGATGTGTTTAGGAGCCTCAGTGCACGACTCAACGACTTTTAGGACCTAGATGGCACACTTGGAATACTTTTAGGACCACTGGTGTATTTTACTCATAATAATAGGGACATATATATCACATGGGAAAATACACCAGCATGTGAGCTTCTATAAGACTATAAGTAAAGCTGCTGCGTATCATTTAGATGCGGGTAAATCTTGCTTCTTTTGCCTTGCAGGCACTACTTCATTCTGTTCCAATTGGTAAGATGATGGTCCTTGATTTATTTGCTGATGTCAAGCCCATATGGCAAACGTCCTCCCAGTTCTATGGTGTACCATACATCTGGTATGTCCTCTCTCTCTAGTTCTCAAACTTTTTATGTTCTTACATACACTATTAGTATTAAAAATACTAGTTATCCATTGTGCCAACGAAGTTAAGTAGTTAACTAATGATCATTTCTTAAATTAGGTGCATGCTACACAATTTTGGTGGTAATATTGAAATGTATGGAGTACTAGATTCAATTTCATCTGGCCCTATTGATGCACGTAGAAGCTACAATTCAACAATGGTTCATTTTACTTTCATTCCTTATGTAAATTTACTAACAGCAAGGGTCTCCTTTGCCTTTCCCTACAGAAGCAGTTAAAAAGATCTAATGGGGTACTTGCATTTAATCCTTCCTCTTATTTAGGTTGGTGTTGGCATGTGCATGGAGGGAATAGAGCATAATCCAGTTGTTTATGAGCTTATGTCTGAAATGGCATTCCGTAGTCAAAAGGTCGAAGTTGAGGTACACATTACAAATGCATCTGGTCTCTGGTGTGTAACGGATTATGGTTTACTCCTATGCCATCAAACTAGAAGAAGTTTTTAACTTCATAGAGGGTTAATGTGAGCCTGTGCTTTAATTCATAAGGTTTCTAACTCAAAAGATTAAATTTTAACTAATCTGGTCTAAAGGTTGCTTCTGATATGGCTTTCTTTATGTTGTCCTGCATTTTCAGTAAGACCTTTGGATTAACTGATATTTTCTTATCGACAAGATCAATGTTGACAATTGGTGTGATAAAAGAAGTTTAAAGAGtatcaacttataattttaattgaTAGTTATTCTTTGGTAGAAATCGTTTATTTGGTCGTGTTAACTTCAGGCTGAATGAGGTACAAACTTTTGTACAGATCAGTGTGGCAGTGTCtatgtttttttttattttacaATCTTGCTATGGCTTTGCTCGGGTTGCTGCTTTGATTCTGTCTATATTTTCCATTTGCTGAAGTTCTTGACCACCGCATTTGTTTTGATAGGTTGATTACCATCTAATCTATGTCTTTATCTTCCAGGATTGGTTAAAATCATACTCCTATAGGCGATATGGCCAATCAAATGTCGAAATACAGAAAGCTTGGGCAATTCTGTACCATACGATATACAATTGCACAGATGGAATTGCGGTTTGATTTCATACAGATGCAACTTTATTGCAGTCGTGCAATGCTTGCTGACATATTCATGTATCCTTTTCATATGTTCGTTGCAGGATCATAATAAAGACTACATAGTTGAATTTCCAGACATCAGTCCAAGTTCTTTCAGTTCCCAGTATTCCAAACGAAAAATTATCTCACATGTGAGGAAACATCCGAGGTTCTTAGGCGAGGTCTCTGCAAGCCTACCACAACCGCATCTATGGTATTCTACGGAGGAGGCCGTCAAATCCCTTGAACTATTTCTTAAAGCAGGAAATGGTCTTTCAGAAAGTCTCACATATAGGTATGTCTCGTCGTAAGCATTGGTTCTTCAAGCATTTGGATGTCATGCATCCTCTTTCTTGTGGCATGCATCCTTTAAACTTCTTGTGTCAGCTTATAAAATTTTGAGCCATTGTCGGTTCTATTCCCGAAAAATGAACTGGTGGTTTCTAAAATACCGACTCTTTTGAGAATTAGATGTTGTGGTGTTTCACCCGTTCATTCTGATTTATGTAAATCACACCAACTATATGCATGAAAGAAACATAGGTTTTTCTTTAGCTGGAAATAGGGGTACAATTTAGTTAGTTCCTAGGAGGGTCACTGGCAAGTGGACAAAGAAGGTTTTCCTGCCTATTTGATCTCCTACATGTTTTTCACAGCTGCTTACGTCCACACGTTAGTTAATTTCAATCATGTCAAATGATCAGGGCACAAGTGAAGTCAGTAGTTCTGGTTAAAAAAAAGTAAGTGGTCAGCTCACATATGCCAAGTTTGGAATAGAAGGGAAAATGGCTGAAAAGTGGGACTCGCTTGTAGGTGGCATGCTTGCTGCCATAGttatgcagtggcggagccagaaagATGAGATCAGGGGGAGCCAAGTGATGTTAAAACAGGTTGGGGAGGGCCAAACCTTGAGCAGCAACCAACCACCAATTATACACTGTTCATAAGCAAACTAGCAGCAAATACCTGATGTTAGAGAGGGCAGGGGGTGGGGGCCCTGCTGGTCCCTCCTGTCTCCGCCACTGTAGGTATGTATGTGGAGTACTCCTGACGAAGAGGCAAAAAAAGGGGGGCAGATAGGCAGGGTGCTATCATTGTACAGCTTAGTCAAAGTGAAGCTTCGACAAAAATAGGGTGACCACACACAAAAGTATGAATATACTCTTAAATACCCCCAAAAAATGTTACACTTCTGGTTATGATTCTCTACTGCTTATTAATGGTAACGCTCATCGCAGGTACGACCTCGTTGATTTGACAAGGCAGTCACTGTCAAAATTAGCAAATAAAGTATACCTTGATGCTATGGATTCTTACCAAAAGAGGGATTCAAGTGGTTTAAACTTCCACACAAAGAAATTCCTCGAACTCATCATGGATATCGAGACGCTACTAGCTTCTGATGACAATTTCCTGCTGGGCCCTTGGTTGGAAACTGCAAAAAACCTTGCTATGACCGAAGACGAAAGGAAGCAGGTGGGTCTCTTTCGCACACTTCATGTAGCAGCTGGATCCTGGATCAATCTTTTTCTCTTATCGTGCACTGAATCAAACTATTTTATCAGTACGAGTGGAATGCTAGAACACAGGTGACAATGTGGTACGACGACACAAAGACCGAGCAGAGCAAACTCCATGACTACGGTAATACTGAGTAGATCATAGTACTATACTTTGGAAGTCCACCCCTGCATTGCTAACTATACAGACCTTTTTGTTTTTCAAAATATCCTCGTCGCCAGCCAATAAATTCTGGAGTGGGCTTCTGAAGAGCTACTACCATCCAAGGGCATCTAAATACTTCACCCGGTTATCGAGAAGCCTCCAAGAGAACCGGAGTTTTCAACTGGAGGAATGGAGGCGAGATTGGATCTCGTACTCTAACGAATGGCAGTCCGGGAAGGAGCTGTACCCTGTGAAAGCCACGGGTGATGCCTTGGCGATCTCCAGATATCTCTTTGCAAAGTACTTCAGGTAGATGTGGGCTCCGGCCACAAAACTACGAGGAATGTTTGTTATAAGTAAAGCAAAATAATGTACGCATGAGACGTTGTGGAGTGAACGGCGTACATCTGCTCTTGATTCCGCAACTAGTCTCATCTCATGTAAAAGGTTCAGCCGTCAATACTTTTCCCAGTGGGTACATCGAATAACGAAATTGAAACCTTTGATGTGATGTTTCAAGCTCAGCCAAATTTGTCCGCCTTATCATTTACAAGTGCACTGAAGTAGAGTTCGATCCAGGCTCAGGATGAACGCCGGCGGCATGCTTAACACATGAAAGTCGATTGGTTAGTGGTGTTTCCATAGGCGCATGAGTGAGTAACGCATAAGAACTTGCCCTTAGGATGGAACAACAATTGGAAACGGTTGCTCCATACCCCATGGACCGAGGAGCATAAGAAGAAATCAGCCCAGGCAAGGATCACATTAATTAGCTAGTTGGTGAAGCAATAACTTACTTAGACAATGATTAGTAGCTGGTCCAAGAGGATGATCAACCACACTGGAATTGACGGAACTAGATCCTCTTAACATAGAGGAGAAATGTTAGAGAAGCTAAAATATCCTAACTTGCCTTCTTTCAATCCATATGATTAAGGCTAAAATGACTTAAATTAATTTGCATATTACTGATCTACTGTGGACATTCATAGTAATTACATACAAACAAATTGATGGTGAAATAATACTAATTTTAGATAAATATATCTACAGTAAACAACCTGCTAATAGTCCATAACTTTCCTTCTTCATATTACACTAGGCTAGCATTGTAGCACTGTGACTTTCCTTCTAAGTTAGAGGATCCGGTTCCGGAATTGACACACGACCCAGACTCCTATGGGACATGGGACTCGAATACCCATATTTCAGTTTCTGCAACTTGATTCCCGAACGGAATGTTTTCTTATCTTATACCTATAGAGTAAACAAAATTCTTACATAAAGAGTAAAATTCATCTATGACCATTGAACTTGTTTTGTGGGCGCAAAATCATCACTGAACTCAAGAATTGCCATGTTCGAGTAAATAAAGTAGTTCTAGCTAAACCTGATCATCCTTCTGGTCGGGCTTGACAAAGCCCAAAGTGAAAATCCCAAGCCCAAGCCTGGCCCGAAGCATGTGAACAGTGCACTTCTCATTTAAAATAATTATATTCAAGGTATTCAAATACATAATAATACCTATTTTTAATTTAAACAATTATTTAAACCTCATTTAGGCTTTATTTGGGCTTTCAGGCCAGGCTTCACGCTGAAAAGCTGAGCCCGAGCCCAACCCAGATGTTGAGCTTTCGAGCTTGAGCACCGAGACGAGAAGCCGATGCACATATCTAGTTCCAGTCATGCAAATAAGCTCACTAGAGACGTTTTTCGATGTATTTTGCCTAATGTTACCGCCAGTCATGCAAACAAGATCACTAGAGATCTTTCCGGATGTATTTTGCCTACATGTTACCGTACAACTCGACGTATTAGGACCATGTGCATGAGTCTCGGGTTTTTTCGCAATTATTCAGGGTCGTTGGGTCATAACTACGGGCAGGTCGCATTTTCTAGGATCCATTTGTCAAAATACCGCACGTTCTCAATTGAATTTTGCACTTTACTCCatgtgcctgttggggaacgtgtTAAGATACTCTAgcgcaaaacaaaaaaatctacCACGCGAACATGTTGTGGAGATAGATTATGGGAATGActtttaccactagacgcgcagtcatgACAACGGAATAAGAGTTGGTGAATTGTGTTCCCGTCTCCTCCTCGGGGATCCCTCGAACAACTCCTTAAGGTTCTCTTGAACGGTTTGTCAGAGCATGCAGGTGCAAcgcttccaaggtacatatgtgtGCAAGGAGGACTGTCGGGCGACAAACATGGGAATGGCGACGCCTATGGGTCGACGACGATGAAGACAAGGGGCGCTATCAAGCTACGGACATGTGCTAGTTGGTTTGGGCGCAAGGTTGACCGGCATAGGCATTCTGAGCTCCTCTCTGCCACTT encodes the following:
- the LOC123105119 gene encoding alpha-N-acetylglucosaminidase isoform X1 codes for the protein MQSSSSEMPHACSCEDQRTEPEPLAGFAMRPPPSPPLLPLLLLLLLLPSPPAAAAAAGPASLEALRAAAGRRAASPATQERAAAGVLRRLLPSHALSFRFQIDPKGGVCGDSSCFRISNVDGSSKGRAEILIQGNTAVELASGLHWYLKYWCGVHISWDKTGGAQLASVPSPGSLPRVKETAVKVERPVPWNYYQNVVTSSYSFVWWDWRRWEKEIDWMALQGINLPLAFTGQEAVWQKVFKSFNVTDRDLDDFFGGPAFLAWARMGNLHAWGGPLSQNWLDQQLALQKKILSRMIELGMVPVLPSFSGNVPVAFKKLFPSASITRLGEWNTVDGNPRWCCTYILDPSDALFIDVGQAFIKQQMKEYGDITSIYNCDTFNENTPPTNEPAYISSLGSAIYQAMSRGNKDAVWLMQGWLFYSDAAFWKESQMKALLHSVPIGKMMVLDLFADVKPIWQTSSQFYGVPYIWCMLHNFGGNIEMYGVLDSISSGPIDARRSYNSTMVHFTFIPYVGVGMCMEGIEHNPVVYELMSEMAFRSQKVEVEDWLKSYSYRRYGQSNVEIQKAWAILYHTIYNCTDGIADHNKDYIVEFPDISPSSFSSQYSKRKIISHVRKHPRFLGEVSASLPQPHLWYSTEEAVKSLELFLKAGNGLSESLTYRYDLVDLTRQSLSKLANKVYLDAMDSYQKRDSSGLNFHTKKFLELIMDIETLLASDDNFLLGPWLETAKNLAMTEDERKQYEWNARTQVTMWYDDTKTEQSKLHDYANKFWSGLLKSYYHPRASKYFTRLSRSLQENRSFQLEEWRRDWISYSNEWQSGKELYPVKATGDALAISRYLFAKYFR
- the LOC123105119 gene encoding alpha-N-acetylglucosaminidase isoform X2; its protein translation is MQSSSSEMPHACSCEDQRTEPEPLAGFAMRPPPSPPLLPLLLLLLLLPSPPAAAAAAGPASLEALRAAAGRRAASPATQERAAAGVLRRLLPSHALSFRFQIDPKGGVCGDSSCFRISNVDGSSKGRAEILIQGNTAVELASGLHWYLKYWCGVHISWDKTGGAQLASVPSPGSLPRVKETAVKVERPVPWNYYQNVVTSSYSFVWWDWRRWEKEIDWMALQGINLPLAFTGQEAVWQKVFKSFNVTDRDLDDFFGGPAFLAWARMGNLHAWGGPLSQNWLDQQLALQKKILSRMIELGMVPVLPSFSGNVPVAFKKLFPSASITRLGEWNTVDGNPRWCCTYILDPSDALFIDVGQAFIKQQMKEYGDITSIYNCDTFNENTPPTNEPAYISSLGSAIYQAMSRGNKDAVWLMQGWLFYSDAAFWKESQMKALLHSVPIGKMMVLDLFADVKPIWQTSSQFYGVPYIWCMLHNFGGNIEMYGVLDSISSGPIDARRSYNSTMVGVGMCMEGIEHNPVVYELMSEMAFRSQKVEVEDWLKSYSYRRYGQSNVEIQKAWAILYHTIYNCTDGIADHNKDYIVEFPDISPSSFSSQYSKRKIISHVRKHPRFLGEVSASLPQPHLWYSTEEAVKSLELFLKAGNGLSESLTYRYDLVDLTRQSLSKLANKVYLDAMDSYQKRDSSGLNFHTKKFLELIMDIETLLASDDNFLLGPWLETAKNLAMTEDERKQYEWNARTQVTMWYDDTKTEQSKLHDYANKFWSGLLKSYYHPRASKYFTRLSRSLQENRSFQLEEWRRDWISYSNEWQSGKELYPVKATGDALAISRYLFAKYFR